In one window of Larimichthys crocea isolate SSNF unplaced genomic scaffold, L_crocea_2.0 scaffold100, whole genome shotgun sequence DNA:
- the LOC109140794 gene encoding uncharacterized protein LOC109140794 encodes MAAGDIREFPGYGQIAFQQLELRKNLEIANSTIKITSTKTIIVHVLNFKNNSMQTTLVTPTDKLGIKYLIPPVPTIEGTTHPTDMVTMAVTERQPFRLVIVNAGEANTVTIQGADTKDVTLEPHQIAQIYLTADGTEQTVTAVNPIAVLFGHPCAIRHNCTCGLLYTTLPPAKAEKQKFYIPPILAKDAEDKTFILVSEAGSTETEPFSTKTHFVEAAGTAILYRPGLLLSLIPETDFGACFVVNMIAEAKNSAVIVVHKDLTDMVHLGSLPLPRRDWEPVEGTDYVSTSVDLMRDKNVFWHSSSKMAVYHVGSKEGALFGNPAPVISKSPDFRGCAMTPEAIKIGEVADGWRESLEYCKGHDMQLVSLPQAQLQIQVANKIMQMKNDTLKEVWIGMRRSSYTGEWYWLNKKPVNDTNWAEDEPGTVHDGQCAIMSLDRTKNFGWSDDDCCKDAHPVCYRSPILFPV; translated from the exons ATGGCTGCAGGAGACATTCGAGAATTTCCAGGTTATGGACAGATAGCTTTTCAACAACTGGAGCTCCGGAAAAATCTAGAAATCGCCAACTCAACGATCAAAATTACCAGCACCAAGACAATCATCGTCCATGTTCtcaactttaaaaacaacagcatgcaGACTACTCTCGTTACACCGACTGACAAACTGGGAATAAAGTACCTCATCCCACCAGTACCCACGATCGAGGGAACCACTCACCCCACAGACATGGTCACGATGGCTGTAACTGAAAGACAGCCATTCAGACTTGTTATCGTCAATGCTGGCGAGGCAAACACGGTAACTATTCAGGGTGCCGACACAAAGGACGTCACGCTTGAGCCCCACCAGATTGCTCAGATCTATTTAACAGCTGACGGGACAGAGCAAACTGTGACAGCCGTGAATCCGATTGCAGTCCTCTTTGGTCACCCTTGCGCCATCCGGCATAACTGCACCTGTGGGCTGCTGTACACCACGCTGCCACCAGCCAAAGCAGAGAAGCAGAAGTTCTACATTCCTCCTATTCTGGCCAAGGACGCTGAAGACAAAACATTCATACTTGTGTCAGAGGCAGGATCCACCGAAACAGAGCCCTTCAGTACCAAGACGCACTTTGTCGAGGCAGCTGGCACTGCCATCCTGTACCGCCCGGGCTTACTCCTCTCTCTGATCCCAGAGACGGATTTCGGTGCCTGTTTTGTAGTCAACATGATCGCTGAAGCAAAGAACTCTGCTGTGATTGTGGTCCACAAGGATCTCACTGACATGGTCCATCTTGGAAGTCTTCCTTTGCCACGTCGAGATTGGGAGCCAGTGGAAGGGACAGACTATGTCTCGACATCTGTTGATCTGATGCGGGACAAGAATGTCTTCTGGCACTCTTCCTCCAAAATGGCTGTCTACCATGTAGGAAGTAAAGAAGGTGCTCTGTTTGGGAACCCAGCACCCGTCATCAGTAAATCCCCAG ATTTCAGGGGTTGTGCCATGACTCCAGAGGCCATAAAAATTGGAGAAGTGGCAGATGGCTGGCGTGAATCCCTGGAGTACTGCAAAGGACACGATATGCAGCTAGTCAGCCTCCCCCAAGCCCAGTTACAGATACAGGTCGCCAACAAAATAATGCAGATGAAGAACGACACCCTGAAGGAAGTGTGGATTGGCATGCGTCGGAGCTCCTACACTGGGGAGTGGTACTGGCTGAACAAGAAGCCAGTCAACGACACCAACTGGGCAGAAGACGAGCCGGGCACGGTGCACGATGGCCAGTGTGCTATCATGAGTCTGGATAGGACGAAGAACTTTGGCTGGAGTGACGATGACTGCTGTAAGGATGCCCACCCCGTCTGCTACCGCAGCCCCATCCTTTTTCCTGTGTAG